The Metallibacterium scheffleri region CGTCCACCAGGCCGCCTCGAAATCGTGCGCGCGGCTGTCGCGCGCGAACTGCGGCAACAGCAAGACCAGCAGAAACACCGCCAGCAGCAGCACGCCCAGCGCCAGCATCGGCCACGCCGGAAACACCAGTCGCAACACGCTCGAGGCCACCGCCGCCGGCGCCGCCAGGATCAGCAGCGCCGCCAACTGTGCCGGCTGCAGCGCCCGCCCCAGCGCCATGCGCGCGAAGATCAGCGCGCTCACCAGCGGCGTGAACAGCGCGCCAAACAGCAGCGCGAACGCCGCCAGCGGGGTCAGCGCGGGCAACCAGCGCAAGGCCGGCAGCGCCAGCGGAATATCCAGCACGCCGACCACCGGGATCAGCCACGCCGCGTTGATGTGCGCCAGGCGATGGCGCCCGCGCAGCCAACTGCCCAACGTGTGCCAAGCCCAGGCCAGCGCGCCCAGCGCGCCGATGCCCCACAGCACGCGCGCCGCAAGCATGTTGGCTGGCGCCAGCAGCAGCGGCAGCAGCAGCAGGCTG contains the following coding sequences:
- a CDS encoding C4-dicarboxylate ABC transporter translates to MSAASTAPVASTSVLPGSRFVPIERFGAVMGLATLAHAWLLAHARYHAPWLIGALLAALALLLFVVLGLRTLWQWWRMPLRVRAEWAHPQSKPLVGTLWISLLLLPLLLAPANMLAARVLWGIGALGALAWAWHTLGSWLRGRHRLAHINAAWLIPVVGVLDIPLALPALRWLPALTPLAAFALLFGALFTPLVSALIFARMALGRALQPAQLAALLILAAPAAVASSVLRLVFPAWPMLALGVLLLAVFLLVLLLPQFARDSRAHDFEAAWWTLSFPLAATTVAAQLNTPWGGSAGLCLALLLLALTSAVVAALLLGSLRLYWRGSRAR